From Amphiura filiformis chromosome 20, Afil_fr2py, whole genome shotgun sequence, a single genomic window includes:
- the LOC140142319 gene encoding solute carrier family 49 member 4-like, with amino-acid sequence MWSGIISAFVCIPFAGIMDKFGIRAMFLLAETFALIGVLVRCLPVGVENLKWTANIGQFFIGLAGPFLVQGPSLVSSAWFPPHQRTTATAISSIAMELGMAASFIIGPLMVSDIKSNGPINGTLVQNETTFADVKQPLQVSGTIDPIIEQRSIDEIYQLLYIECDVLVFLYIIAWLYFPSKPPTPPSMSDTVAWIAFVTYISGVIGGLMTARWADYLGGRMRLVLLALTLPAIGIFVGFLLLVNQVIPFNLPAIYVTALTYGFLLNSTRPIYLEMICEGVYPVAEGITVGLLNWMNNCIGLTFLSGMLIPDIGVYWMNFAVLFSIIVTFFILVLFKEHSKRLAVDGQIQNDYELLVKAGVNS; translated from the exons ATGTGGAGTGGCATTATATCAGCATTTGTTTGTATTCCTTTTGCTGGGATTATGGACAAATTTG GTATAAGAGCCATGTTTTTATTAGCTGAAACATTTGCCTTGATTGGTGTCCTCGTAAGATGTCTACCGGTCGGTGTGGAAAATCTGAAATG GACGGCTAACATTGGTCAGTTCTTCATAGGCCTTGCTGGTCCGTTCCTGGTCCAGGGGCCATCTTTGGTATCGTCTGCCTGGTTTCCGCCCCATCAGAGGACCACAGCTACTGCTATAAGTTCTATAGCCATGGAGTTAGGAATGGCTGCGTCATTCATCATCGGGCCTCTTATGGTGTCTGATATCAAGTCAAATGGCCCTATCAATGGTACATT AGTTCAGAATGAAACAACGTTTGCCGATGTTAAACAACCATTGCAGGTTTCAG GAACTATCGACCCAATCATAGAACAAAGAAGTATCGATGAAATATATCAACTGCTTTATATCG AGTGCGATGTGCTGGTATTTTTGTACATTATTGCATGGCTGTATTTTCCGAGTAAACCGCCAACACCACCTAGTATGTCG GATACTGTTGCTTGGATCGCATTTGTCACATATATTTCTGGTGTCATAGGAGGCTTAATGACAGCAAG ATGGGCGGATTACCTTGGTGGTCGAATGAGACTTGTCCTTCTTGCATTAACATTACCAGCAATAGGGATATTTGTGGGTTTCCTACTCTTAGTTAATCAAGTTATACCATTTAATTTAC CTGCTATTTATGTTACTGCGTTGACGTATGGTTTTCTTCTCAACTCCACACGGCCTATTTATCTGGAGATGATATGTGAGGGTGTCTACCCTGTAGCAGAAGGAATCACAGTAGGGTTGTTAAATTGGATGAATAACTGCATCGGGCTGACATTTTTATCGGGAATGTTAATCCCTGATATag GTGTTTATTGGATGAACTTTGCCGTGCTgttttctataatagtaacatTCTTTATATTAGTGCTATTCAAGGAACATAGTAAACGACTAGCCGTCGATGGACAAATTCAAAACGACTATGAGTTACTCGTAAAAGCCGGTGTAAATTCGTGA